AGTGCGTGCTCTTCGCACGGCGCAAATCCTCGGGGAAACCTTAGGAATCCAACCCTTCCATGAGACCGGCTGGCGTGAGATGGACATCGGGCGCTGGAGCGGGCTGACCACCTCTGAGGTCGCCACACGCTATGCGGACGAATGGGAACGATTGCGTGCCGGAGAGGACTTGCCGCGCGGCGGCGGCGAGACATTTGCCCAGTTCCAAGGGCGTCTCGTGGGGTCCGTGCAGCGGTTGCTGGCACGGCACGCCGGTCAGCAGGTGATGATCGTTTCGCACGGCGGCGCGGTGCGCGCGTTTCTTTTACACTGCCGTGGGTTGGCGATGGGGCAGTTCCGCCAGATCGAAAAGATCGGCAACACGGGACTCAGCGAAGTCACCGTTTTTGCCGACGGACGCGCCGAGATCCATGCCGTCAACGACACAGCCCACCTCGATGGTGAGGCGTTGTTCGGGGAAACGGTCGATGCGTAACAAGGAAAAAGAGAACGCTTGACTTGTCGGTTCTCCGTTTCTTCCGCAGTAAGGTTTCTTCAGTTTGCAGGTATTGTCATCTCGTTGGTTCAAGCTGAGCGTCAGCCTCGGTTTGTGGGGATTCCTGCTCTATCGGACTGACCTGAGCCTCCTTCGCGAACGTCTCTCCAGTGTCCACCCGGCTTGGGTGTTGGTCGGATTCGTTGGCTACCTGCTGAGCCAAGTGCTCAGCGCCTACAAATGGCAGCTCCTTGCCCGCCCGCTCGGCTTTCTCCAGCCGTTCCGCGCCTATGCGGCCTACTATTTTGCCGGGATGTATTTCAACCTGCTCGCGCCGAGCACCGTCGCCGGAGATTTCGGTCGCAGTGTTTTACTAGCCGCCGGGCGAGAACGGTTACCCCTCGCCGTGCAGTCGGTTGTCGCGGATCGCGTCAGCGGCCTCGTCATGCTCTTGTGGGTTGGCGCGATCGGCGTACTCGTGGCCGATCCGACCGTCCTGCCGATACAATGGCGAGTGGGGGTATGCGCCGCTGCGGTTTGCGCTGTAGTGGGATGGTGGCTCTTGCCGTACCTGCTCGAGCGTAGCTTTCATCCCGAGCATCGGTTGCGGCGATTTGTTCAGGGGTTTGTCGGTCCTTATGTACGGCAACCGCGCGTCCTGCTCAAAGCCTGCGGTCTCTCGTTGCTGTTTCATTTGCTCCAGTTCGGTTTACAGCTGCTGCTGGCTCGCGCGCTGGGTCTGGAGGTATCGGTCTGGTACCTGCTGGTCTGCATTCCGCTGATTAGCTTGTTGAGCGGCTTGCCCATCAGCTTTGGCGGGTTGGGCGTACGCGAGAGCGGATATGTGATGTTCCTGGCGATGGCAGGCATCGGTCAGGAACGGGCGCTTGCTCTGGGATTGTTGTGGAGCGCCATCGTGCTCGGGGCGAATGCGACCGGCGGCGTGGCGCTCCTGCTTTCTCCCGCCGCGCGGCGTCCTCTTACCGAGGCTAAAAGAACGTCGGACGAATGAGAATCGTTTCCTCTCGTCCGGCACCCACGGAGATCATCTTGACCGGAACATTCACCAACTGCTCGATACGCTCGACATAGCGACGCGCATTGGCCGGCAAGGCATCGAGGCTGCGCAAATCGGTCAGACGCTCCGACCACCCCGGCATCTCCTCATAGATGGGTGTCAAACGTTCCAATACGTGCGCGCTTGGTGGCACTTCGTCGTACTGGCGCCCTTGGTATGCGTACCCGGTGCAGATCCGCAACGTTGGAAACCCGCTTAACACGTCAATTTTCGTCAGTGCCAAATTGGTGAGCCCATTCAAGCGCGCGGCAGTCCGCGCCACGACGGCATCGAACCACCCGCATCGCCGCGGGCGACCGGTGACCGTACCGAATTCGCCGCCATCCCGGCGCAGCTTTTCTCCTTCAGGTCCCAATAGCTCGGTGGGGAACGGTCCACTACCGACGCGCGTCGTGTAGGCCTTGGAAATACCGATGACATGGTGGATGAATTGCGGCGCGACTCCGGCACCGGTGCAGACGGCGCCGGCCACGGTGTTGGACGAAGTGACGTAGGGATAAGTGCCGTGATCGACATCCAGCATCGTGCCTTGCGCGCCTTCGAACAGCACCTTGCGTCCGCGCGAGATTTCCTCGTGCAGATAGCGCGAGGTGTTGGTGACATAGGGGGCCAAGCGATCGCGCACACGGCGAGAGTCGTCGAAGATCTGCTGAAAATCCAGGGCTTGCTCTTGCAGAATCGCGCCGAGGTAAATGTTCTTCTCCCGGAGGTTGTGCGAGAGCTTTTCTCGGAAGACCTCTTCGTCCAGCAGATCGACGAAGCGAATGCCTACCCTAGCCATTTTGTCTTCATAGGTAGGGCCGATCCCGCGGCCGGTCGTACCGATGCGGCCTTCGCCGCGCATCCGCTCACGCGCAAGATCGATTGCCTTGTGGTACGGCATGATCAGATGCGCCGTTTCGCTGATTTTGAGCAGCGCGGTGTCGGCTAAACATCCTTGTTGCTGGAGGGTGTCGATTT
The window above is part of the Deltaproteobacteria bacterium genome. Proteins encoded here:
- a CDS encoding histidine phosphatase family protein, whose product is MSSLRLLLVRHGETVWNQENRWQGQADIPLSDSGHAQALRLAQRLRAEGRQVQAIYSSDLVRALRTAQILGETLGIQPFHETGWREMDIGRWSGLTTSEVATRYADEWERLRAGEDLPRGGGETFAQFQGRLVGSVQRLLARHAGQQVMIVSHGGAVRAFLLHCRGLAMGQFRQIEKIGNTGLSEVTVFADGRAEIHAVNDTAHLDGEALFGETVDA
- a CDS encoding flippase-like domain-containing protein, which produces MQVLSSRWFKLSVSLGLWGFLLYRTDLSLLRERLSSVHPAWVLVGFVGYLLSQVLSAYKWQLLARPLGFLQPFRAYAAYYFAGMYFNLLAPSTVAGDFGRSVLLAAGRERLPLAVQSVVADRVSGLVMLLWVGAIGVLVADPTVLPIQWRVGVCAAAVCAVVGWWLLPYLLERSFHPEHRLRRFVQGFVGPYVRQPRVLLKACGLSLLFHLLQFGLQLLLARALGLEVSVWYLLVCIPLISLLSGLPISFGGLGVRESGYVMFLAMAGIGQERALALGLLWSAIVLGANATGGVALLLSPAARRPLTEAKRTSDE
- a CDS encoding adenylosuccinate synthase encodes the protein MSTLVVVGIQWGDEGKGKVVDLLAQEADIVARFQGGNNAGHTLVVGGQKTIVRLIPSGVLHPGKVCVIGNGVVVDPHVLVEEIDTLQQQGCLADTALLKISETAHLIMPYHKAIDLARERMRGEGRIGTTGRGIGPTYEDKMARVGIRFVDLLDEEVFREKLSHNLREKNIYLGAILQEQALDFQQIFDDSRRVRDRLAPYVTNTSRYLHEEISRGRKVLFEGAQGTMLDVDHGTYPYVTSSNTVAGAVCTGAGVAPQFIHHVIGISKAYTTRVGSGPFPTELLGPEGEKLRRDGGEFGTVTGRPRRCGWFDAVVARTAARLNGLTNLALTKIDVLSGFPTLRICTGYAYQGRQYDEVPPSAHVLERLTPIYEEMPGWSERLTDLRSLDALPANARRYVERIEQLVNVPVKMISVGAGREETILIRPTFF